The stretch of DNA ATTTATTTCATGGTCATGCATGGCAGCCTTTAGGGCCGTGTCGCGATCCTCATTGACATAAGCGGTTAAGTTTTCCCGAACCATTACCTGGGCTAAATCGGCCATCATAGGTATATCTGTCAGCGGTTTGATAAACGGTTCATTACCTATTGATAGAACTAATTTGGCAATGTTACTGGCGTAATCGCCCATCCTTTCCAGGTCAGTATTAATTTTTAAGGCGGTTCCTATAAACCTGAGGTCACGTGCCATAGGCTGTTGTAGTGCCAGTAGTGACAGGCACCCGCGTTCTATTTCCAGCTCCAGCCGGTCAATCTTTTCATCATCCATGACCACTTGTTCAGCAAGATCCAAATCCTGGCGCTTTAAAGCTTCAATTGACAATGCAATAGCATTGCCTACCATTTTGCCCATAAGCAAAATATCGTTCCTCAATTTATTAAGTTGTTCATGAAAAGACTCTCTGGTCATATTCTTAACCCCCTTTTAGCCGAACCTGCCTGTGATGTAGTCTTCTGTGCGCTTATCCCGGGGTGTGGTGTAAATTCTATTAGTAACATCATATTCAATCATTTCACCGTTTAAAAAGAAACCGGTGTAATCAGAGATTCGGGCAGCTTGCTGCATATTATGAGTAACTATGGCAATGGTATAGTTGGCTTTTAACTGGTGAATCAAGTCCTCAATTTTAGATGTAGAAATAGGATCAAGAGCTGACGCAGGTTCATCCATTAGTATTACTTCAGGATCCACGGCCAGCACCCTGGCAATTACAAGTCTCTGCTGTTGACCTCCGGAAAGCCCCAGCGCGGGCTTGTTGAGCCTGTCTTTAACTTCATCCCACAGGGCTGCCGCTTTTAGACTATTTTCAACAATACCCATCAATTCATCTTTATTCCTGATGCCATGAATACGTGGACCATAAGCTACATTATCAAATATATTCAGCGGAAATGGATTGGGTTTCTGAAAAACCATACCTATAACCCGACGCAATTCCACCGGGTCTACACCAGCCCCGTATATATTCGTTCCGTCAAACAGCACTTCTCCTTCAATATGTGTTCCTTCAATTACATCGTTCATACGGTTTAGGGTTCTAAGGAAAGTCGATTTCCCGCAGCCTGAGGGGCCGATTAAAGCGGTCACCTTATTTCTTTTAATTGGTAAATTAATACTGTATAAAGCCTGAAAGCTTTTATAAAAGAAGTTTAGGTTTTTTGTCTCCATTTTATTACTTGAAACAGTCATTAAATCACCCCTTTCTAGAGCGAAAAAGTTAGGTAATAGGCTAACATAGCTTAAACTGCCGTGAGACGCTTCTGTATTAATCTACCCAACCAGCGAGCACCAAAGTTAAAGGATAGAA from Desulfoscipio gibsoniae DSM 7213 encodes:
- the phoU gene encoding phosphate signaling complex protein PhoU, which encodes MTRESFHEQLNKLRNDILLMGKMVGNAIALSIEALKRQDLDLAEQVVMDDEKIDRLELEIERGCLSLLALQQPMARDLRFIGTALKINTDLERMGDYASNIAKLVLSIGNEPFIKPLTDIPMMADLAQVMVRENLTAYVNEDRDTALKAAMHDHEINNYYTKTFNELIDLMTKDPRNIKQATYFLFIARYLERIGDHATNLSEWIIYMITGERLELNES
- the pstB gene encoding phosphate ABC transporter ATP-binding protein PstB, with the protein product MTVSSNKMETKNLNFFYKSFQALYSINLPIKRNKVTALIGPSGCGKSTFLRTLNRMNDVIEGTHIEGEVLFDGTNIYGAGVDPVELRRVIGMVFQKPNPFPLNIFDNVAYGPRIHGIRNKDELMGIVENSLKAAALWDEVKDRLNKPALGLSGGQQQRLVIARVLAVDPEVILMDEPASALDPISTSKIEDLIHQLKANYTIAIVTHNMQQAARISDYTGFFLNGEMIEYDVTNRIYTTPRDKRTEDYITGRFG